The following are from one region of the Rhizobacter sp. AJA081-3 genome:
- the rpoS gene encoding RNA polymerase sigma factor RpoS yields MPRKRTSLDGTSVSPPPPHNGHALHAADGFEAEPPDADAADGADGPPLIEPRIADLAAGEGEVGNTLQTYLREIRRAPLLTPQQEFETATRARQGDFEARQAMIEHNLRLVVSIAKNYLGRGLPMPDLIEEGNLGLMHAIGKFEPERGFRFSTYASWWIRQSIERAIMHQARLVRLPVHVVRELNQVLKARRALEARMPDGTESERQVRVEDVAAAVGRPVQEVVDLLRFAEQPASLDAPLDRNPADGGSESLLDSVADDGSSDPMSLTLSNEVDRLLEHGLDELNDREREVLAGRYGLRDREPETLEVLAERLGLTRERIRQIQQEALLKLKRRMLRNGIDRDSVF; encoded by the coding sequence ATGCCCAGAAAGCGCACATCGCTCGACGGGACATCGGTCAGCCCGCCGCCGCCCCACAACGGCCACGCGCTGCATGCGGCCGACGGCTTCGAGGCTGAGCCGCCCGATGCCGATGCCGCGGACGGCGCCGACGGCCCCCCACTGATCGAACCTCGCATTGCCGATCTCGCCGCAGGCGAGGGTGAAGTCGGCAACACGCTGCAGACCTACCTGCGCGAGATCCGCCGCGCGCCGCTGCTGACGCCGCAGCAGGAGTTCGAGACCGCCACGCGGGCGCGCCAGGGCGACTTCGAGGCGCGCCAGGCGATGATCGAGCACAACCTGCGCCTGGTCGTCAGCATCGCCAAGAACTATCTCGGCCGCGGGCTGCCGATGCCCGACCTGATCGAGGAGGGCAACCTGGGCCTCATGCACGCGATCGGCAAGTTCGAGCCGGAGCGCGGCTTCCGCTTCTCGACCTATGCCTCGTGGTGGATCCGCCAGAGCATCGAGCGCGCGATCATGCACCAGGCCCGGTTGGTGCGACTGCCGGTGCACGTGGTGCGCGAGCTGAACCAGGTGCTGAAGGCCAGGCGCGCGCTGGAGGCCCGCATGCCCGACGGCACCGAGAGCGAACGCCAGGTGCGTGTCGAGGATGTGGCGGCCGCGGTCGGCCGGCCGGTACAGGAGGTCGTCGACCTGCTGCGCTTCGCCGAACAGCCCGCCTCACTGGACGCACCGCTGGACCGCAACCCGGCGGACGGCGGCTCCGAATCGCTGCTCGACAGCGTGGCCGACGATGGCTCGAGCGATCCGATGAGCCTGACGCTCTCGAACGAAGTCGATCGGCTGCTGGAACACGGTCTCGACGAGTTGAACGATCGCGAGCGCGAGGTGCTTGCCGGCCGCTATGGCCTTCGCGACCGCGAGCCGGAGACACTCGAGGTGCTGGCCGAGCGGCTCGGCCTCACGCGCGAACGCATCCGGCAGATCCAGCAGGAGGCGCTGCTCAAGCTCAAGCGCCGCATGCTGCGCAATGGCATCGACCGCGACTCGGTGTTTTGA
- a CDS encoding peptidoglycan DD-metalloendopeptidase family protein produces the protein MVRPLSTQRIQGIGAALVATLLLGACASGKNHAPVEDRAVGARSAPTIASAQPSPGSVPAQPAADATKPLPGAENAGKPGYYTVKPGDTMIRVGLESGQNWKDLVKWNNLDNPNVIEVGQVLRVVPPGSDAGVSTRPITSAKAETRPLDAKPAPVPASAAPTTASPSTTLPAAATTAAAAGREGDDDINWIWPASGPITSVFEEGKSKGLGIAGKIGDPVLAAAEGRVVYAGSGLRGYGNLVILKHNATYLTAYAHNQTLLVKEDQSVRRGQKIAEMGSTDSDRVLLHFEIRRQGKPVDPARLLPPR, from the coding sequence ATGGTGAGACCTCTTTCGACGCAACGGATCCAGGGCATCGGCGCGGCGCTGGTCGCGACGCTTCTGCTCGGCGCCTGCGCGTCGGGCAAGAACCATGCACCGGTGGAAGATCGTGCGGTCGGCGCACGCAGTGCGCCGACGATCGCGTCGGCGCAGCCGTCGCCGGGCTCCGTGCCCGCGCAACCCGCCGCCGATGCCACCAAGCCGCTGCCCGGCGCCGAGAACGCCGGCAAGCCCGGTTACTACACCGTGAAGCCCGGCGACACGATGATCCGCGTCGGTCTGGAGAGCGGCCAGAACTGGAAAGACCTGGTCAAGTGGAACAACCTCGACAACCCGAACGTGATCGAGGTCGGCCAGGTGCTGCGCGTGGTGCCACCGGGCTCCGACGCCGGCGTGTCGACGCGGCCGATCACCAGCGCGAAAGCCGAGACGCGGCCGCTGGATGCCAAGCCCGCGCCGGTGCCCGCCAGCGCGGCGCCGACGACAGCTTCGCCGAGCACCACCCTCCCTGCGGCCGCCACCACGGCCGCCGCGGCCGGCCGTGAAGGCGACGACGACATCAACTGGATCTGGCCCGCGTCCGGCCCGATCACCAGCGTGTTCGAGGAAGGCAAGAGCAAGGGCCTGGGCATTGCCGGCAAGATCGGGGACCCGGTGCTCGCCGCCGCCGAGGGCCGTGTCGTCTATGCGGGTTCGGGCCTGCGCGGCTACGGCAACCTCGTCATCCTCAAGCACAACGCCACCTACCTGACGGCCTACGCGCACAACCAGACGCTGCTGGTCAAGGAAGACCAGTCGGTCCGCCGCGGCCAGAAGATCGCCGAGATGGGTTCCACCGATTCCGATCGGGTGCTGCTGCACTTCGAGATCCGCCGGCAGGGCAAGCCGGTCGACCCGGCAAGACTGCTGCCGCCGCGCTGA
- a CDS encoding protein-L-isoaspartate(D-aspartate) O-methyltransferase gives MARVGGRDGAMSAAGSRSSRFPLRLDQVAQAPVASRSPVLRPQAPVHQAHADAARVATPSGLGLDSADVRRRMVQRLHADGLHHEAVLAALDSVPRHLFVDGALATQAYEDTSLPIGHGQTISKPSVVGRMLELLMGGAAARSRSSLGKALEIGTGCGYQAALLARLARQVISVERLRPLHEKALALLAPLNLTQLRLVYGDGMRGHPPNAPYDSIIAAAGGDALPPAWLEQLAIGGRLVAPLVEPRSQRQVLVVVDRHEHGYEHSVHEAVKFVPLKSGLGS, from the coding sequence ATGGCGCGCGTGGGCGGCCGGGACGGCGCCATGAGCGCTGCGGGCTCGCGAAGCTCGCGATTCCCCCTGCGCCTGGACCAGGTCGCCCAAGCCCCGGTGGCATCCCGATCGCCCGTGCTGCGTCCGCAGGCGCCCGTGCATCAGGCCCATGCCGATGCGGCCCGAGTGGCCACGCCTTCGGGCCTGGGGCTGGACTCGGCCGACGTGCGTCGGCGCATGGTGCAGCGACTTCATGCCGACGGCCTGCATCACGAAGCCGTGCTGGCCGCCCTGGACAGCGTGCCTCGGCATCTGTTCGTCGATGGCGCGCTGGCCACACAGGCCTATGAAGACACCAGCCTGCCGATCGGCCACGGGCAGACGATCTCCAAGCCCTCGGTGGTCGGTCGCATGCTCGAGTTGCTGATGGGCGGCGCCGCGGCACGAAGCCGCAGCTCGCTCGGCAAGGCCCTGGAGATCGGTACCGGCTGCGGCTACCAGGCCGCGCTGCTCGCGCGGTTGGCGCGGCAGGTGATCTCCGTCGAACGGCTGCGCCCGCTGCACGAGAAGGCCCTCGCGCTGCTCGCGCCGCTGAACCTGACGCAACTGCGTCTGGTGTATGGTGACGGCATGCGCGGCCATCCGCCGAACGCGCCTTACGACAGCATCATCGCTGCTGCGGGCGGTGACGCATTGCCGCCTGCGTGGCTGGAGCAACTCGCCATCGGCGGTCGACTCGTGGCGCCGCTCGTGGAACCTCGCTCGCAGCGGCAGGTCCTTGTGGTGGTGGATCGCCATGAACACGGGTACGAGCACAGTGTTCACGAAGCTGTGAAGTTCGTGCCCCTAAAATCCGGTCTCGGTAGCTGA
- the surE gene encoding 5'/3'-nucleotidase SurE, with translation MRILIANDDGYLAPGIAALVQACAGLGEIDVVAPEQNASGTSNSLTLTRPLSVYPARHGHGDVVKTFRYINGTPSDCVHVALTGLLPHRPDLVVSGINNGANMGDDTLYSGTVAAAMEGFLFGIPAIAFSQVEKGWAHLDAASRVARSVIEQVLRQPPAGAAWLLNVNIPNRADADRLPRVITRLGRRHASEPVIQQTSPRGETIYWIGPAGDAREGGEGTDFHAVANEAVSVTPLQVDLTDHAAVPAWRAWAAGTAP, from the coding sequence ATGCGCATCCTGATCGCCAACGACGATGGTTACCTCGCTCCCGGCATCGCCGCCCTCGTGCAGGCCTGTGCCGGACTCGGCGAGATCGACGTGGTGGCCCCCGAGCAGAACGCCAGCGGCACCTCGAACTCGCTCACGCTGACACGGCCGCTGTCGGTGTACCCGGCCCGGCACGGGCATGGCGATGTGGTGAAGACGTTCCGCTACATCAACGGCACGCCATCGGACTGCGTGCACGTGGCGCTGACCGGCCTGCTGCCGCACCGGCCCGACCTGGTGGTCTCGGGCATCAACAACGGCGCCAACATGGGCGACGACACGCTGTATTCGGGCACGGTGGCCGCGGCGATGGAAGGCTTCCTGTTCGGCATACCGGCCATCGCTTTCTCGCAGGTCGAGAAGGGCTGGGCGCATCTCGATGCCGCGTCGCGGGTGGCACGCAGTGTCATCGAGCAGGTGCTGCGGCAGCCGCCGGCCGGCGCCGCCTGGCTGCTCAACGTGAACATCCCCAACCGCGCCGATGCCGACCGCCTGCCGCGTGTGATCACCAGACTCGGTCGCCGCCATGCGAGCGAACCGGTGATCCAGCAGACCAGCCCGCGTGGCGAGACGATCTACTGGATCGGCCCGGCCGGCGACGCCCGCGAAGGCGGCGAGGGTACCGACTTCCATGCGGTGGCGAACGAGGCCGTGTCCGTCACGCCGCTGCAGGTGGACCTGACCGACCATGCGGCGGTGCCGGCATGGCGCGCGTGGGCGGCCGGGACGGCGCCATGA
- a CDS encoding NADPH:quinone oxidoreductase family protein has protein sequence MHAWLCENPTGVDAVAWKELPTPRPGPGEVLIAIKAASLNFPDLLIVQNKYQMKPPLPFVPGSEFAGVIEAVGDGVHHLKPGQAVAAFSGTGGFATHACVNAAVVMPLPPGFAFDDAAAFVLTYGTTHHALVDRAALKPGETLLVLGAAGGVGTAAIQVGKAVGARVIAAASSDEKCALCREIGADETINYTGTNLRDALKAMTGGKGPDVVYDPVGGDLAEPVFRSIAWRGRYLVVGFAQGGIPSLPLNLALLKGASIVGVFWGEFARREPQANARALGELAQWYAQGKVKPVIDQRLPMSALPQAFARMGTRQVRGKLVLVND, from the coding sequence ATGCATGCCTGGCTGTGCGAGAACCCGACCGGCGTCGACGCCGTGGCCTGGAAGGAATTGCCGACGCCCCGGCCCGGGCCGGGCGAGGTGCTCATCGCCATCAAGGCGGCGAGCCTGAACTTTCCCGACCTGCTGATCGTGCAGAACAAGTACCAGATGAAGCCGCCGCTGCCCTTCGTGCCGGGCTCGGAGTTCGCCGGCGTGATCGAGGCGGTGGGCGACGGCGTGCACCACCTGAAGCCGGGCCAGGCGGTGGCGGCGTTCTCGGGCACGGGTGGGTTCGCCACCCATGCCTGCGTGAATGCCGCCGTCGTGATGCCTTTGCCGCCGGGCTTCGCCTTCGACGATGCCGCCGCCTTCGTGCTGACCTACGGCACCACGCACCATGCGCTGGTCGACCGGGCGGCTCTGAAGCCTGGCGAGACCTTGCTGGTGCTCGGCGCAGCCGGGGGCGTGGGCACGGCCGCCATCCAGGTCGGCAAGGCCGTGGGTGCGCGCGTCATCGCGGCGGCCTCCAGCGACGAGAAGTGCGCGCTGTGCCGCGAGATCGGCGCCGACGAGACGATCAACTACACGGGCACTAACCTGCGCGATGCGCTGAAGGCGATGACCGGCGGCAAGGGACCTGATGTGGTCTACGACCCGGTGGGCGGCGACCTCGCAGAACCGGTGTTCCGTTCGATCGCGTGGCGAGGCCGTTACCTCGTGGTGGGTTTCGCGCAGGGCGGCATCCCGAGTCTGCCGCTGAACCTGGCGCTGCTCAAGGGGGCCTCGATCGTCGGCGTGTTCTGGGGCGAGTTCGCCCGCCGCGAGCCGCAGGCCAATGCACGCGCGCTGGGCGAACTGGCGCAGTGGTATGCCCAGGGCAAGGTCAAGCCGGTGATCGACCAGCGCCTGCCGATGAGTGCCCTGCCCCAGGCCTTCGCGCGCATGGGCACCCGTCAGGTGCGCGGCAAGCTCGTGCTGGTCAACGACTGA
- a CDS encoding response regulator transcription factor produces MSVKVLILEDNPVARSFLCRVVRESFSDAIAITEAGDLESARRHIGPLGRQEPADPFKLILVDLELPDGNGMELLAELVKYPATKIVTTLYSDDDHLFPALQCGADGYLLKEDRFEVLVEELQKIVRGQPPLSPAIARRLLTHFRQGAGAAVDSGPAPLNSGFQSSRPMPTGRGAPLDHERLTPRESEVLTYLSKGFTIKEIANLMGIKWFTVNDHIKSIYKKLNVSSRAEAAVLASKQGLV; encoded by the coding sequence ATGTCAGTCAAAGTCCTTATCCTCGAAGACAACCCCGTCGCGCGCAGTTTCCTGTGCCGCGTGGTGCGTGAGAGCTTCAGCGACGCGATCGCCATCACCGAAGCCGGTGACCTGGAGAGTGCGCGTCGTCACATCGGCCCGCTCGGCCGGCAGGAGCCTGCCGACCCGTTCAAGCTGATCCTGGTCGATCTCGAACTCCCCGATGGAAACGGCATGGAACTGCTGGCCGAGCTCGTCAAGTATCCGGCCACGAAGATCGTCACCACGCTCTATTCCGACGACGACCATTTGTTCCCGGCGCTGCAGTGCGGCGCCGACGGTTACCTGCTCAAGGAAGACCGCTTCGAGGTGCTGGTCGAGGAACTGCAGAAGATCGTGCGCGGGCAGCCGCCGCTGTCTCCCGCCATTGCCAGGCGCCTGCTGACGCACTTCCGCCAGGGCGCCGGCGCGGCGGTCGATAGCGGCCCGGCGCCGTTGAACTCCGGCTTCCAGAGCAGCCGCCCGATGCCCACGGGCCGCGGCGCACCGCTCGACCACGAACGCCTCACGCCGCGCGAGAGCGAGGTGCTGACGTACCTGAGCAAGGGCTTCACGATCAAGGAGATCGCGAACCTCATGGGCATCAAGTGGTTCACCGTCAACGACCACATCAAGTCGATCTACAAGAAGCTCAACGTGTCCAGCCGCGCAGAGGCCGCCGTGCTGGCCAGCAAGCAAGGGCTGGTCTGA
- a CDS encoding sensor histidine kinase, whose product MAQHGPSARRSRPMAAAGPQSTLGPADTIIESSFGERVSLSGSPLSRWMGWRLRMLVLAALIGCLGLFLVTRMMAGLPRIDASWRPNAQGLVELARAADPALAPLVGQVLVAAQADGRTVEVRDALTLQRSARWVIDDEMRARHHLIHEDLDSVLSQATVRLAFADGRSVLVQPMPRGFAGLPAMYWLLCGLALLLYLVAMVVLMAKPNGRNLLYAVLSLSQAGNLVFIAIESTLDLALPNAFAHLDLPMRVGFDMVTAAAIVNAACVHPRRLPGGTVIAMAAWAGAIGLTWLVGTDRLPHGWWWVQIAVMIYGLVMVGLMSWSYEIEPHPFATVLRRFGLVTLGTWLLLTTALAAAVANPGVHQNIASVGSMVWYVFFASLLLLVPFLSRSQQMMREFSMLAAVSTVATSLDLLFVAVFSLGQFASLTLALFVSLAVYSGARQWILNQLLGSSMLTTERMFEQLYRIAREVEAHPERTPGLLTQLLRELFEPMEAVLVERNVSATRVSGDGSTLIVPVPELAGDALPAGRSIVIRFANRGRRLFTREDARLTDRVVEQLRRAVAFDKAVEQGRSEERARLAQDLHDDIGARLLTLMYKAQSPEMEEYVRHTLQDLKTLTRGLAAPNHRLSHAAAEWKADLAQRLTAAHVQLGWAFESDEDILLSVVQWSALTRVLRELVSNAIAHARATCVDVEFTLRSGRLELIVGDNGEGRNPRAWSHGLGLGGVRKRVKQLGGEVEWRELEPRGIVCQVTLRDFSPPP is encoded by the coding sequence GTGGCGCAGCACGGTCCGTCGGCGCGTAGATCCCGGCCCATGGCGGCCGCAGGCCCCCAGAGCACCCTCGGCCCGGCTGACACCATCATCGAGTCGAGCTTCGGCGAGCGCGTTTCGCTCAGCGGCAGCCCGCTGTCGCGCTGGATGGGCTGGCGCCTGCGCATGCTGGTTCTCGCCGCGCTGATCGGCTGCCTCGGGCTCTTTCTCGTCACCCGCATGATGGCGGGGCTGCCCCGCATCGATGCCAGCTGGCGCCCCAATGCGCAAGGCCTGGTCGAGCTCGCGCGCGCTGCCGATCCGGCGCTGGCGCCGCTCGTCGGCCAGGTGCTTGTCGCGGCGCAAGCGGATGGTCGCACTGTCGAGGTCAGGGACGCGCTGACGCTGCAGCGATCCGCCCGCTGGGTGATCGACGACGAGATGCGGGCGCGGCACCACCTGATCCACGAAGACCTCGACAGCGTGCTCTCGCAGGCGACCGTGCGCTTGGCCTTCGCGGACGGCCGCAGCGTACTCGTACAACCGATGCCGCGCGGTTTTGCAGGGCTGCCGGCGATGTACTGGTTGCTGTGCGGGCTCGCGCTCCTGCTGTACCTCGTGGCCATGGTCGTCCTGATGGCCAAGCCCAACGGCCGCAACCTGCTCTACGCTGTGCTGTCGTTGAGCCAGGCAGGCAACCTGGTGTTCATCGCCATCGAGTCCACGCTCGATCTTGCGCTGCCGAACGCCTTCGCGCACCTCGATCTGCCGATGCGCGTGGGCTTCGACATGGTCACGGCCGCGGCCATCGTCAATGCTGCCTGCGTCCACCCGCGACGGTTGCCAGGTGGCACTGTCATCGCCATGGCTGCCTGGGCGGGCGCCATCGGTCTGACCTGGCTGGTGGGCACCGACAGGCTGCCGCACGGGTGGTGGTGGGTGCAGATCGCCGTGATGATCTACGGGCTGGTGATGGTGGGGCTGATGTCGTGGTCCTACGAGATTGAACCTCATCCCTTCGCCACCGTGTTGCGCCGATTCGGTTTGGTCACGCTCGGGACATGGCTGCTGCTCACGACCGCGCTTGCCGCTGCAGTGGCGAATCCGGGGGTGCACCAGAACATCGCCTCGGTAGGCTCGATGGTCTGGTACGTGTTCTTTGCTTCGCTGCTCTTGCTGGTGCCGTTCCTGTCTCGCTCACAGCAGATGATGCGCGAGTTCTCGATGCTCGCAGCTGTCAGCACCGTGGCGACCTCGCTGGATCTGCTCTTCGTCGCGGTCTTCTCACTCGGTCAGTTCGCTTCGCTGACGCTGGCACTGTTCGTCTCGCTGGCGGTGTACTCTGGGGCGCGGCAGTGGATCCTGAATCAGCTGCTGGGCAGCAGCATGCTGACGACCGAGCGCATGTTCGAGCAGCTCTATCGCATTGCCCGCGAGGTGGAAGCCCATCCCGAACGCACGCCCGGGCTGCTGACGCAATTGCTGCGCGAGCTGTTCGAGCCCATGGAGGCCGTGCTCGTGGAACGCAACGTGAGCGCCACCCGTGTGTCGGGCGACGGCTCTACGCTGATCGTCCCGGTTCCCGAGCTGGCGGGAGATGCCCTGCCGGCTGGCCGCTCCATCGTGATCCGTTTCGCCAATCGCGGGCGACGGTTGTTCACGCGCGAAGACGCGCGGCTGACCGACCGTGTCGTCGAACAGCTGCGGCGCGCCGTGGCTTTCGACAAGGCTGTCGAGCAAGGGCGAAGCGAAGAACGCGCGCGGCTCGCCCAGGACCTGCACGACGACATCGGCGCGCGCTTGCTCACGCTCATGTACAAGGCGCAGTCGCCCGAGATGGAAGAGTACGTGCGGCACACGCTGCAGGACCTGAAGACGCTGACCCGTGGCCTGGCGGCGCCGAACCATCGCCTGTCGCATGCCGCCGCCGAGTGGAAGGCCGACCTGGCGCAACGGCTGACGGCGGCCCATGTGCAACTCGGGTGGGCCTTCGAGTCGGATGAAGACATCCTCCTGTCCGTGGTGCAGTGGTCGGCGCTGACGCGAGTCTTGCGCGAACTGGTCAGCAATGCCATCGCGCACGCACGGGCGACATGCGTCGATGTCGAGTTCACGCTGCGCTCGGGCCGGCTCGAGCTGATCGTCGGCGACAACGGCGAAGGCCGCAATCCGCGCGCCTGGTCGCATGGCCTGGGGCTGGGAGGCGTGCGAAAGCGGGTCAAGCAGCTCGGCGGCGAGGTCGAATGGCGCGAACTGGAGCCGCGCGGCATCGTCTGCCAGGTGACCCTGCGGGACTTTTCGCCGCCGCCTTGA
- a CDS encoding SurA N-terminal domain-containing protein yields MFDFVRKHTRLLQFILVLLIFPSFVFFGIQGYSRFSGGENTPVAKVDGHDITQAEWDAAQREQVERVRRQMPGIDAKLFDTPEMKQQVLDGLVRDRVLITAADKLHLMTSNERLKRELLAIPQLASLKKPDGTFDEDAYKALLQAQGMSPEMFEARMRQDMTQRQVLQGVSATAFGTAGTSGAAFDALLQQREIQVQRFDVKDYLAKVSPSEADLQAYYKAPENAAQFEAPEQASIEYLVLDLDAIKKGISVSEDELRKYYAENEKRYTTPEERRASHILLKAEKSAPAAEREKAKAKAESLLAEVKKTPASFPDLARKHSDDPGSAQRGGDLDYFGRGAMVKPFEDAAFGLKQGEISGVVESDFGYHVIQVTGARGGEKKTFEQVRAEIEDEAKKQQAQTRFAAAAVDFTNMVYEQADSLKPAADKFKLDVRSAPNVKRSPAQGATGALANPKFLEALFGTDALKNKRNTEAVEVGPNQLASGRVLQYSAAHQRPFDEVKAMVRDKVAAKQAADLARKEGEARLAELRKTPETAMPSAAVTISRSQARDVAREVVDAALRAPGDKLPAFVGVELPAQGYAVVKIAKVLGRDPAAGDPQRLQAQYGQAWGDAEGQAYLAALKTRFRAETTPAAAKAASSAAGG; encoded by the coding sequence ATGTTCGATTTCGTCCGCAAGCACACCCGGCTGTTGCAGTTCATCCTGGTGCTCTTGATCTTTCCGTCCTTCGTGTTCTTCGGTATCCAGGGATACAGCCGCTTCAGCGGCGGCGAGAACACCCCGGTGGCCAAGGTCGATGGCCACGACATCACGCAAGCCGAGTGGGACGCAGCACAACGCGAGCAGGTGGAGCGCGTGCGCCGGCAGATGCCCGGCATCGACGCCAAGCTGTTCGACACGCCGGAGATGAAGCAGCAGGTGCTCGACGGCCTGGTGCGCGATCGCGTGCTCATCACCGCGGCCGACAAGCTGCACCTGATGACGAGCAACGAACGGCTGAAGCGCGAACTGCTGGCGATCCCTCAACTCGCCTCGCTGAAGAAGCCCGACGGTACTTTCGACGAAGATGCCTACAAGGCACTGCTGCAGGCGCAGGGCATGAGCCCGGAAATGTTCGAGGCACGCATGCGCCAGGACATGACGCAGCGCCAGGTGCTTCAAGGCGTCAGCGCGACCGCCTTCGGCACGGCCGGCACCAGCGGCGCGGCGTTCGACGCGCTGCTGCAGCAGCGCGAGATCCAGGTGCAGCGCTTCGACGTGAAGGACTACCTGGCGAAGGTCAGCCCCAGCGAGGCCGACCTCCAGGCCTACTACAAGGCCCCCGAGAATGCAGCGCAGTTCGAGGCGCCCGAACAGGCTTCGATCGAGTACCTCGTTCTCGACCTCGATGCCATCAAGAAGGGCATCAGCGTTTCCGAAGACGAACTTCGCAAGTACTACGCCGAGAACGAGAAGCGCTACACGACGCCCGAAGAGCGCCGCGCCAGCCACATTCTCCTGAAGGCCGAAAAGAGTGCGCCGGCAGCCGAACGCGAGAAGGCCAAGGCCAAGGCCGAATCCCTGCTGGCCGAAGTGAAGAAGACGCCGGCGAGCTTTCCCGACCTGGCGCGCAAGCACAGCGACGATCCCGGTTCGGCACAGCGCGGCGGCGACCTCGACTACTTCGGCCGTGGCGCCATGGTCAAGCCGTTCGAGGACGCGGCCTTCGGGCTCAAGCAGGGCGAGATCAGTGGCGTGGTCGAGAGCGATTTCGGTTACCACGTCATCCAGGTGACCGGCGCGCGCGGCGGCGAGAAGAAGACCTTCGAGCAGGTCCGTGCCGAGATCGAGGACGAGGCCAAGAAGCAGCAGGCGCAGACACGATTCGCCGCTGCGGCGGTCGACTTCACCAACATGGTCTACGAGCAGGCCGACAGCCTGAAGCCGGCGGCAGACAAGTTCAAGCTGGACGTGCGCAGTGCGCCGAACGTCAAGCGCAGCCCGGCGCAAGGGGCCACTGGCGCACTGGCCAACCCGAAGTTCCTGGAGGCCTTGTTCGGAACCGACGCGCTGAAGAACAAGCGCAATACAGAGGCTGTCGAGGTGGGGCCGAACCAGCTGGCCTCTGGACGCGTGTTGCAGTACAGCGCGGCGCATCAGCGGCCATTCGACGAAGTGAAGGCGATGGTGCGCGACAAGGTCGCCGCGAAGCAGGCGGCCGACCTGGCCCGCAAGGAAGGCGAGGCGCGCCTGGCTGAACTGCGCAAGACCCCGGAAACGGCAATGCCCAGCGCCGCCGTGACCATCTCGCGCAGCCAGGCTCGCGACGTGGCGCGTGAAGTCGTCGATGCGGCGCTGCGTGCGCCGGGCGACAAGCTGCCGGCCTTCGTCGGGGTTGAGCTCCCCGCGCAAGGCTACGCGGTGGTCAAGATCGCCAAGGTGCTGGGCCGAGACCCGGCTGCTGGCGATCCGCAGCGCCTGCAGGCTCAGTACGGGCAAGCGTGGGGCGATGCCGAAGGGCAGGCCTACCTCGCAGCGCTGAAGACACGCTTCCGCGCGGAGACCACGCCGGCCGCGGCCAAGGCAGCCAGTTCGGCGGCGGGCGGCTGA
- a CDS encoding HU family DNA-binding protein encodes MNKSELIEHIARQADISKAAATRALEAMIGGVKSTLKKNNSVSLVGFGTFSVGKRAARSGRNPRTGATIKIKAAKVPKFRPGKALKDALN; translated from the coding sequence GTGAACAAGTCTGAATTGATCGAGCACATCGCCCGTCAGGCGGATATCTCCAAGGCAGCTGCCACGCGCGCCCTGGAGGCCATGATCGGCGGCGTGAAGTCGACGCTGAAGAAGAACAACAGCGTCTCGCTGGTCGGCTTCGGCACGTTCAGCGTCGGCAAGCGTGCCGCACGCAGTGGCCGCAATCCGCGCACCGGCGCCACGATCAAGATCAAGGCTGCCAAGGTGCCGAAGTTCCGTCCGGGCAAGGCCCTCAAGGACGCGTTGAACTGA
- a CDS encoding DMT family transporter, with product MPWVFVLIWSTGFVVARLGMPHAPPMSFLALRFALSVACFVAWMAIARVPWPPREQWLHLAVSGVLMHAGYLGGVWSAVKAGIGAGTVSLLVGLQPVLTAIWLSATAAPRAQGSGRSVTPQQWAGLVLGLAGLALVVWRKLGVGEVTALNLALSVGALCSITAGTLYQKRFVRVADVRAASAVQLLASLVITLPLALLEPEVMDWQPELVGAMAWSVLGLTLGGSSLLYLLIQRGAATQVTSLLYLVPPCTAAMAWWLFGEAFTPLMMLGMLLTVCGVAMVVRDRG from the coding sequence ATGCCGTGGGTCTTCGTGCTGATCTGGAGCACCGGCTTTGTGGTCGCCCGCCTGGGCATGCCGCATGCGCCGCCCATGAGCTTCCTCGCGCTGCGATTCGCGCTGTCGGTGGCCTGCTTCGTGGCCTGGATGGCCATCGCGCGCGTGCCCTGGCCGCCGCGAGAACAGTGGTTGCACCTGGCGGTGTCGGGTGTGCTGATGCATGCCGGCTACCTTGGCGGCGTCTGGTCGGCCGTGAAGGCAGGCATCGGCGCTGGCACGGTGTCGCTGCTCGTCGGCCTGCAGCCCGTGCTGACCGCGATCTGGCTGAGCGCCACGGCCGCACCGCGCGCGCAAGGCAGCGGCCGATCGGTGACGCCTCAGCAGTGGGCCGGCCTGGTGCTGGGGCTTGCAGGGCTGGCGCTGGTGGTCTGGCGCAAGCTGGGGGTGGGGGAGGTGACAGCGCTCAACCTCGCCCTGTCCGTCGGTGCGTTGTGCAGCATCACCGCGGGCACGCTCTACCAGAAGCGATTCGTACGGGTGGCCGACGTGCGTGCCGCCAGCGCCGTCCAGCTGCTCGCGTCGCTGGTCATCACGTTGCCGCTGGCGCTGCTGGAACCGGAGGTGATGGACTGGCAGCCGGAGTTGGTCGGCGCGATGGCCTGGTCGGTGCTCGGTCTCACGCTCGGCGGCAGCTCGCTGCTGTACCTGCTGATCCAGCGCGGTGCGGCGACGCAGGTCACGAGCCTGCTGTACCTCGTGCCGCCCTGCACCGCAGCGATGGCGTGGTGGCTCTTTGGCGAGGCCTTCACACCGCTCATGATGCTGGGCATGCTGCTCACCGTCTGCGGCGTGGCGATGGTGGTGCGCGACAGGGGATGA